Part of the Paenibacillus aurantius genome, TTATGTTTCTCATTCCCTCATATGTTTCTGATTCTACTCACCACTTTCTCGAACGTCAATTGCTCCGGTAGTTGATACACTGGAGGTGTCATTTAGGAAAGGAAACGGACAGAGGAGGAATGGTCATGCTGGAAACCACCTATGTAATAACGGAGCAGGACAGGAAGGAATTTCGCGAGAAAGGGTATTGGATCTCCCCGAAGCTGTTGGATGACGACCAGATCGCCCGGCTGAGGAAAGCCCACGACCGCGTGTGGGCCGGGGATTATGACGGGGACGGGTATCCGATGCATCCGCAGAGCGTGCGGCCGGCCTACGAGGAGCTGAAGCTTCGCAAGCTCGATAACGGCTGGTGGGTCAACGACGAGGTCCGGCAAGCGGTGACCGATCCGGTCATGGGCCGCTGGGCCGCCGACCTGCTCGAAACCGACGAGATCCGGCTGTGGCATGATCAAATGATCTACAAGCCCGGGGTCGGAGACAGGGAAACGGCAGCGGGCAACGTGGGCTGGCACCAGGATTACGGGTACTGGCAGGCGACCGATACCACCGAGATGATCACCGTATGGATCGCTTTGCAGGACACCGACCTGACCAACGGCGGGATGATGAGCATCGCGGGCTCCCACCGTTGGGGCCTGATTCCGGAAAGCAACAGCTTCTTCGACCAGGACATGGATTCCCTGAAGCGCAAATTTTCCGCTCTCGGCCACGATTGGACGGAAGAGCCCTGCCTTCTAAAAGCCGGTCAGGCGAGCTTTCATCACGCTTTGACCTTTCACGGGTCCGGCCCCAACCGGACGAACGAGCCCAGGCTATCGGTTGTCGCTCATCTGATGCCGGGCGGGACCGGCTACCGCCCCCGGGTCCAGCATCATGACAACGTCCGTCTGCTGGGTCCTCGTCCTTACGCCGGACAGCCTTTTGACAATGCTTACTTCCCCTTGGTTTACTCCCGCCGCAACAGCTGAGAACGGCCGTCTTTTATAGGCTCCTCCGAGATAATAGCAAGCCAAAAAACACCAACGTTACCCGGTCCGAGTAACGTTGGTGTTTTTTTGGCTGTCCTGCGGTATAGGCCGTTGAATGCGGCCAGTCTCTCCGCTCGGAGGGAGCCCTGTGCTGCTCTCTTACTCCTCCGGCCGCGGCCCCGGCTCCAGGCCGGATTCGGAGGCCGTACGCAGAGCACGGACGGTTAGGTCGCCCTCTACATGGACCTGACAGGAGAGACGGACGTTATCCGGCGCCCCGCCCTTCAGCTCCAGCGCCGCTTTCTCCTTCTCGCTAACCGGACCAGCATCCCCTTCGAGCACTTCCACCCGGCAGGTCGTGCATTTCGCATTCCCTCCGCAGCGGTGCAGGATGTCGACTCCGTTGTCCTCCAGAGCCAGAACGAGCTTCGTTCCGTTCTCCACCTGGAATTCGCCTTTGCCTTCCACTTTAACGGTTGCCATAGCTATCTCCTCCTTATGATTGACCATCTATTATTACCCATCCTTTCCCTTAAGAAAAAAGACAGGAGGGAAATCACGGAAAAACGCTTGAACCATCGGAGGCTTCCTCACCGAACAAAGTTACCGGTTAAGCCACTAGGCCTGCCCGCTGCCGACCGCTTCCTGGATAATGGCCACAACCGTCTCGGCGACGCGGCCCAAATCGGCGGCCTTGATCTGTTCCTTCGTCGTATGAATATTCTCATACCCGACGGCCAGGTTGACGGTAGGAATCCCCATGCCGTTGAAAATGTTCGCGTCACTCCCCCCGCCGGAATGGAACGTTCTCGGCTCCGCTCCAGCGCGGCGCAGGGCCTTCATAGCCAATTGGACGACAGGAGCCGTTTCGTCCCACCGAAAGGAAGGATACTTCAGGTAGCTCTCGAATTCCGCACGGGCTCCCATCTCCTCGGCCGCTTCGAACGACGCCCGGCGCATCGCTTCCACCTGCCGCTCCAGCTTGCGGGTATCGAGACTGCGCGCTTCCGTCTTCAGCACCACCTTGTCGCACACGACGTTCGTTTCGCCGCCTCCGGCGAAGCTTCCGACATTGGCCGTCGTTTCATGGTCGATCCGTCCGAGCGGCATGCGGGAGACCGCCTTGCTCGCCACCTGAATGGCGCTGACGCCATCCTCCGGGTTGACCCCGGCATGGGCGGATTTGCCATAGAAGGTAATGGCGATCTTGTCCATGGAGGGAGCGGCCACCGCAATGTCCCCGATCTTGCCGTTCGAATCCAGAGCAAAGCCGTAATCGGCCTGGATCCACTTCGCTTCCATGGCCCGCGCGCCCACCAGGCCGGACTCTTCCCCGGCTGTGATGACCACTTGAAGCTGGGGATGCTCCAGCTTTTGCTCCTTCAGGACGCGAATGGCTTCCAGGAGAGCGGAAATCCCAGCCTTGTCATCCGCCCCTAGTATGGTTGTGCCGTCACTGCGTATGTATCCGTCCGCATGAAGCTGCGGCTTGATGTTATTCCCGGGCGCCACCGTGTCCATATGGCAGGTAAAAAACAGCCGGGGGGCCTGCGGGTTCCCGGTATTTGCCGGGAGCGTAAAGATCAGATTACCCGAGCCGTGCCCCGTCTTGGCCGCGCTGTCGTCCTCTTCTACGGAAAATCCCAAGGAAGCGAATTTCTCCTTAAGAACTTTGGAAATCTCCTGCTCGTGCTTCGTCTCGCTGTTAACCTGTACCAGTTCCATAAATTCCTGGATCACTCGGTCCTGCTGGATCATGGGACTTCCCTCCTGGGTTCGAATTGGGTTACAATAAGGGTACTGCTTGTACGGAGTAACTGGTTAGATAAGTGAAAGCGGAGCCCACCCGATGGTACGGCCGGGTAGAGGGAGCCCGCTTGATTTCCTTACAGAGGAGCTGAAATGAATTGATTACCCGCAAATGGTGGTTTCGCGCTTTCGTCTATGTCATGCTGGCGAGCATGGTTCTCTCTACCCTGCTGTTTTCCTTCGCATTCCTGTTTCAATAATGGTAGGCCCATAAACTGCCCGGAAGCAAAAAGGGGCCGGTCAAACCGGCGCCTTTTTTGTGTTTATTTCTTTTCGGTTCCTTCCCTCTCCAGGGCTCCGCTTACGGTTAATACAGCCGGGTATCCAGGTTATAGCTTTCCAAGTTCTCCTTAACCCGTTGGAGGAAGCGGCCGCAAATGACCCCGTCGAGGATCCGGTGGTCAAGCGATAGACACAGGTTGACCATGGACCGCACGGCGATCATGTCGTTGATGACGACCGGCTTCTTCACAATGGATTCGAAGGTTATGATGGCCGCCTGCG contains:
- the prli42 gene encoding stressosome-associated protein Prli42, producing the protein MITRKWWFRAFVYVMLASMVLSTLLFSFAFLFQ
- a CDS encoding 2Fe-2S iron-sulfur cluster-binding protein, with amino-acid sequence MATVKVEGKGEFQVENGTKLVLALEDNGVDILHRCGGNAKCTTCRVEVLEGDAGPVSEKEKAALELKGGAPDNVRLSCQVHVEGDLTVRALRTASESGLEPGPRPEE
- a CDS encoding M20/M25/M40 family metallo-hydrolase; translated protein: MIQQDRVIQEFMELVQVNSETKHEQEISKVLKEKFASLGFSVEEDDSAAKTGHGSGNLIFTLPANTGNPQAPRLFFTCHMDTVAPGNNIKPQLHADGYIRSDGTTILGADDKAGISALLEAIRVLKEQKLEHPQLQVVITAGEESGLVGARAMEAKWIQADYGFALDSNGKIGDIAVAAPSMDKIAITFYGKSAHAGVNPEDGVSAIQVASKAVSRMPLGRIDHETTANVGSFAGGGETNVVCDKVVLKTEARSLDTRKLERQVEAMRRASFEAAEEMGARAEFESYLKYPSFRWDETAPVVQLAMKALRRAGAEPRTFHSGGGSDANIFNGMGIPTVNLAVGYENIHTTKEQIKAADLGRVAETVVAIIQEAVGSGQA
- a CDS encoding phytanoyl-CoA dioxygenase family protein encodes the protein MLETTYVITEQDRKEFREKGYWISPKLLDDDQIARLRKAHDRVWAGDYDGDGYPMHPQSVRPAYEELKLRKLDNGWWVNDEVRQAVTDPVMGRWAADLLETDEIRLWHDQMIYKPGVGDRETAAGNVGWHQDYGYWQATDTTEMITVWIALQDTDLTNGGMMSIAGSHRWGLIPESNSFFDQDMDSLKRKFSALGHDWTEEPCLLKAGQASFHHALTFHGSGPNRTNEPRLSVVAHLMPGGTGYRPRVQHHDNVRLLGPRPYAGQPFDNAYFPLVYSRRNS